The Belonocnema kinseyi isolate 2016_QV_RU_SX_M_011 chromosome 10, B_treatae_v1, whole genome shotgun sequence genome has a window encoding:
- the LOC117182269 gene encoding ankyrin-1-like: MLQEKMYMDEEIQEELATAVKQGNMEAVKRITSSLNSKYLQQWPEIPDLISLALTKKQSEIAKFLIINGGLEVFTTFIYPELQGRNTKLAIANGDLDTLKMIKPLDSASDLIYFSIVERLPVDKDVCEIFDFIFDQVLDIEDTNYALYDEKYKNHTLCNVLQYAAKCGNVDILPLILKKKANIDARTDMGQTALHIAAKNGHSEVIDFLLKHGAKHDVQDKNKKTALRLAAEKEDEPSIKILVDYTFRQNNTPILEDDFFLLYCAAATGNQKILEILLQKSIDINQHFEATKKTPLLIAVENGHPDVVQLIINQGLPGLEASTLHLAAKSGCRVIFRLLLQESETASMLTSVDKYGYTPLHVAVENGHRDIVEICLERTSSGSITNKGLLPIHIAAHKGYDKIVLQLLEQCADYHSCTIKSEDSFTPLYIAAYYGHKRVVEILLEKGADPNNFKCYEPHLTPLHAAAQGGHDQIVELLLKCGAKVNLEINIDSDEILCTPILAAARGGHERIVEMLLHYGANIKTKVLPSHVSFTKNIECIFSSEEKSESKTFLESTIGYTPLHFAAQVGNTKIVEMLLRHGADVNSMSDIVTPLTVALKKKHEKIVQILLKAGANVNLRASTKQEFPLHCAIEMGNEQIVRELIDSGARIDSVCSEELTPFFHAVKKGNVEMLKALLRKGAAFESKTVKGVPLVHFAFNENSGKKMLRFLLRCGADVDAKNEDDMSLLHMIIDESILWDTEHYGQSEVLRLSPYSMNKIKLLLEYGADVNATSAAMKNSVLDSAAMTAKDYAIELFLESAVDVNITNGKGYTPGQSAFKKLLLVKEKCDICHRPTYRDVDHANFWYNSSGCICSGCNRPYVFDDMIFKTPERSTKALQNVLMTITQEVVRLQVALKDTKQQNFELIECDNIKPFANYCRTEIDKMRISKIAKNITCFDVLVGSAEKLRIYSTDERVMEAVKLQSYFAQFPAYGIVLKARFKQGIERRGLYEKNMELFYKTFDMKLPYLIIFEIFEYLKREDLIKLWIAFTPVNLDTTVEY; the protein is encoded by the exons AGAACTGCAAGGTAGGAATACTAAATTAGCTATCGCTAATGGAGACTTGGACACACTTAAAATGATTAAACCCCTTGATTCTGCGagtgatttaatatatttttcaattgtcgAAAGGCTGCCCGTAGACAAAGatgtttgtgaaattttcgatttcattttTGATCAAGTATTAGATATAGAGGATACAAATTATGCATTATATGAtgagaaatataaaaatcatacCCTATGTAATGTGCTTCAATATGCAGCGAAATGTGGTAATGTGGATATATTAccacttattttaaaaaagaaagcaaATATTGATGCGAGGACAGATATGGGCCAAACAGCACTTCATATTGCTGCCAAAAATGGTCATTCAGAAGTAATTGATTTTCTTTTGAAACACGGCGCAAAACATGACGTTCaggataaaaataagaaaacagcGTTGCGTTTGGCTGCTGAAAAGGAAGATGAACCCTCTATCAAGATTCTTGTGGATTACACTTTTCGGCAAAATAATACACCAATACTTGAAGATGATTTCTTTCTATTATATTGTGCTGCCGCTACGGGAAATCAGAAGATTCTTGAAATACTTTTACAAAAATCCATAGACATCAACCAACATTTTGAAGCAACCAAAAAAACACCGCTTCTTATTGCTGTTGAAAATGGACACCCAGATGTTGTCCAACTGATTATAAATCAAG GGCTGCCAGGACTGGAAGCATCAACACTACATTTGGCTGCCAAAAGCGGATGCAGGGTAATCTTTCGACTCTTGTTACAGGAATCTGAGACTGCTTCTATGCTTACTTCAGTAGATAAATATGGCTACACACCCCTCCATGTTGCTGTTGAAAATGGTCACAGagatattgttgaaatttgtttggaAAGAACCTCTTCAGGCTCCATAACAAATAAAGGTTTGCTACCGATTCATATTGCTGCTCATAAAGGATATGACAAAATAGTTCTCCAACTATTGGAACAATGTGCTGACTATCACTCGTGTACGATAAAATCAGAAGATTCTTTCACTCCGCTTTATATAGCTGCTTACTATGGACACAAAAGAGTCGTAGAGATTTTGCTTGAAAAAGGCGCTGAtcctaataattttaaatgttatgaaCCGCATCTAACTCCACTTCACGCAGCTGCCCAGGGAGGTCACGATCAGATTGTTGAATTGCTTTTGAAATGCGGCGCCAAAGTcaatttggaaattaatattgATTCTGACGAAATTCTTTGTACGCCCATTCTTGCTGCTGCTCGTGGTGGACACGAAAGAATTGTAGAAATGCTTCTACACTATGGAGCAAATATCAAGACAAAAGTTCTTCCTTCGCACGTAAGTTTTACGAAGAACATCGAATGTATTTTTTCTAGCGAAGAAAAGTCTGAATCTAAGACCTTTTTGGAATCAACAATTGGATACACACCGCTTCATTTTGCAGCACAAGTAGGGAACACAAAAATCGTTGAAATGCTTTTGCGACACGGTGCTGATGTAAACTCCATGTCTGATATTGTAACACCTCTTACTGTTGCTCTTAAAAAGAAACAtgagaaaattgttcaaattctctTAAAGGCTGGTGCGAATGTCAATCTTCGAGCAAGTACTAAACAAGAATTTCCTCTACATTGCGCTATAGAAATGGGTAACGAGCAGATTGTGCGTGAGTTGATTGATTCTGGCGCTCGAATTGATTCTGTCTGTTCTGAAGAATTAACTCCCTTTTTTCACGCTGTGAAGAAAGGCAACGTCGAAATGTTGAAAGCATTACTGAGAAAAGGTGCAGCTTTCGAATCAAAAACCGTAAAGGGTGTTCCTTTAGTACACTTcgcttttaatgaaaattctggtaaaaaaatGCTTCGATTTCTTCTGCGATGCGGAGCTGACGTAGACGCTAAAAATGAAGATGACATGTCACTTCTTCATATGATCATAGACGAAAGTATACTTTGGGATACAGAACATTATGGTCAAAGTGAAGTCTTGCGCTTAAGTCCATACAGCATGAATAAAATCAAACTGCTTCTGGAGTATGGCGCTGATGTTAATGCCACATCAGCGGCGATGAAAAATTCCGTTCTTGACTCCGCTGCCATGACGGCTAAAGATTATGCGATTGAACTTTTTCTAGAATCAGCAGTTGATGTCAACATAACTAATGGGAAAGGATACACACCTGGACAGAGtgcatttaaaaaacttttattggtTAAAGAGAAGTGTGACATCTGTCATCGACCAACGTATAGGGACGTGGATCATGCGAATTTTTGGTATAATTCTTCAGGCTGTATATGTTCTGGCTGTAATCGACCATATGTCTTTGATGACATGATCTTCAAAACTCCAGAAAGAAGTACCAAGGCCTTGCAAAATGTTTTGATGACTATAACACAAGAAGTAGTTAGGTTACAAGTCGCACTTAAAGAtactaaacaacaaaattttgagtTGATCGAGTGTGACAATATAAAACCTTTTGCCAATTACTGCCGCACTGAAATTGATAAAATGAGAATTTCTAAGATTGCTAAGAATATTACGTGCTTCGATGTCTTAGTAGGAAgtgcagaaaaattaagaatttactcTACAGACGAGAGAGTAATGGAAGCAGTAAAGTTACAAAGTTACTTCGCACAGTTTCCGGCATATGGAATTGTATTAAAGGCCCGTTTTAAGCAAGGCATAGAAAGAAGAGGcttatacgaaaaaaatatggAACTGTTCTATAAGACTTTCGATATGAAATTACCGTATCTTataatcttcgaaatatttgaatatttaaaacgagAGGATTTAATTAAGCTGTGGATAGCGTTTACACCTGTGAATTTGGATACCACAGTGGAATATTAG